The Sulfurospirillum halorespirans DSM 13726 genome has a window encoding:
- a CDS encoding TolC family protein yields MRIILLVLLALRLCFAEEGLHLDDAIQKVKEHNSEIVIAKFDERIKLLEHQAALGANYGSLELSQAALRSNDALNIFGYKLQSREATFADFGFKQFSGSNYMLTPNDLNNPSDRNHFQTKIEYTLPIYTGGKIEQYGKITQALQTMSTLDKEALILQKIYELKKSFFAISLLDAHLYTLHIIASNTAKLEAKTAMMLEEGYVKKVDLLEVQSKQADVDRLIHQAEANRTLLYAFVSFLVDEPVTQISGKDEEAPTLLSSDAQILSDNLEIKKAEQGVEISKMGIALQQSAFLPQVGAFANYGSSDDKLMNDFSKNDAYTVGLQVKWNLFNGGSDNNNLEKARVENLKASQQLVLAKKQIALHVKQIQTQIQNDEYEINSLKKEVELSHLIYENYAGRYEQKLVSINDVLIKQSEELTKVLRLKEVQNARNEKIFELQKLASKEVQ; encoded by the coding sequence ATGCGAATCATTTTGCTTGTTCTTCTTGCATTGCGTCTCTGCTTTGCAGAGGAGGGGCTTCATTTAGACGATGCGATCCAAAAAGTCAAAGAGCACAACAGCGAGATTGTGATTGCCAAGTTTGATGAAAGAATTAAACTGCTAGAACACCAAGCTGCATTGGGTGCAAACTATGGAAGCTTGGAGCTCTCCCAAGCGGCACTTCGTAGTAATGATGCGCTGAACATTTTTGGTTATAAACTCCAATCGCGTGAAGCCACATTTGCGGACTTTGGCTTCAAGCAGTTTAGTGGAAGTAACTACATGTTAACACCCAATGATCTTAATAATCCCTCTGATCGTAACCATTTTCAAACTAAAATTGAATACACGCTTCCTATTTACACGGGTGGAAAAATCGAGCAGTATGGCAAAATTACCCAAGCATTGCAAACCATGAGCACGCTGGATAAAGAGGCACTAATCCTTCAAAAAATTTATGAGCTCAAAAAGAGTTTTTTTGCCATATCGCTTTTAGATGCTCACCTTTACACCCTTCATATTATTGCTTCCAATACCGCCAAACTCGAAGCAAAAACAGCAATGATGCTGGAAGAGGGCTATGTTAAAAAAGTCGATCTTTTAGAAGTTCAGAGCAAACAAGCCGATGTCGATCGACTGATCCATCAAGCCGAAGCCAACAGAACGCTTTTATATGCCTTTGTTTCCTTCTTGGTGGATGAGCCAGTGACGCAAATTTCGGGAAAGGATGAAGAGGCACCTACGCTTCTAAGCAGTGATGCGCAGATTTTGAGCGACAATCTTGAGATCAAAAAAGCCGAGCAAGGTGTGGAAATCTCTAAGATGGGCATTGCGCTTCAGCAGAGTGCTTTTCTCCCACAGGTGGGTGCGTTTGCAAACTATGGCAGCAGTGATGATAAACTGATGAATGACTTCTCAAAAAACGATGCTTATACGGTTGGGCTTCAAGTGAAATGGAACCTTTTTAACGGCGGAAGTGATAACAATAATTTGGAAAAAGCGCGCGTCGAAAACCTCAAAGCTTCGCAACAACTGGTGTTAGCAAAAAAGCAAATTGCTTTACATGTAAAGCAAATTCAAACGCAGATTCAAAATGATGAGTATGAGATCAATAGCCTTAAAAAAGAGGTGGAACTTTCCCATCTCATCTATGAAAACTATGCAGGAAGATACGAGCAAAAACTTGTCTCGATCAATGATGTTTTGATAAAACAATCCGAAGAGCTCACCAAAGTACTCAGGCTCAAAGAGGTGCAAAATGCACGCAATGAGAAGATCTTTGAGCTTCAAAAATTAGCCAGTAAGGAAGTGCAATGA
- the serA gene encoding phosphoglycerate dehydrogenase translates to MKQKKIIVCDAIHEKGFAILRAEKDIEVIDAVRLPKDELLKIIGESDVAITRSSTDVDEKFLNAATNLKAIVRAGVGVDNVDQDGCSRRGIIAMNVPTANTIAAVELTMAHLLGCARSFTNANNHLKIDRVWNREKWYGVELCEKRLGVIGFGNIGSRVAIRAKAFGMEVVAYDPYISASKVTDLGMTYTENFNDILSCDFITIHTPKNKETINIISHDEIAKMKDGVRLINCARGGLYNEEALVEGIKSGKIAFAGIDVFSKEPATNHPLLDLEHICVTPHLGANTLESQEKIAIQAAENAISAARGISYPNALNLPIKAEDIPAFVEPYLELVQKMGFLAAQLNRSAIKSIKLELEGEIGGYAKSLLTFGIVGSLKEANENKINYVNAEFVAKEKNIESKFEVAASSSGYKNKVTLVLTTEKDVVSISGTVFGEDEQRIVGINGFKFDFKPKGKMIIFKNNDVPGVIAHIATILAKEGINIADFRLGRGAHQFAMAVILVDTDIDKKIITELTKLESCIWVEYAVL, encoded by the coding sequence ATGAAACAGAAGAAAATCATTGTATGCGATGCGATTCACGAAAAAGGTTTTGCAATCTTACGTGCTGAAAAAGATATCGAAGTTATTGACGCTGTGCGTTTGCCTAAAGATGAACTCCTCAAAATTATTGGCGAGAGTGATGTTGCGATTACACGAAGCTCCACCGATGTGGATGAAAAATTTTTAAACGCAGCCACAAACCTTAAAGCGATTGTAAGAGCGGGTGTAGGCGTTGACAACGTGGATCAAGATGGCTGTAGCAGACGTGGTATCATCGCGATGAACGTTCCAACCGCCAATACCATTGCTGCGGTTGAGCTTACGATGGCGCATCTTTTAGGCTGTGCACGAAGCTTTACCAACGCCAACAATCACCTCAAAATTGATCGTGTATGGAACCGCGAAAAATGGTACGGTGTTGAGCTGTGTGAGAAACGTCTTGGTGTCATTGGTTTTGGTAATATCGGTAGTCGCGTTGCGATTCGTGCCAAAGCCTTTGGCATGGAAGTGGTTGCGTATGATCCGTATATCTCTGCTTCCAAAGTAACCGATCTTGGCATGACCTATACCGAAAATTTCAATGACATTTTAAGCTGTGATTTTATTACAATTCATACGCCTAAAAACAAAGAGACGATTAATATCATTTCTCACGATGAAATCGCAAAGATGAAAGATGGCGTACGCCTCATCAACTGTGCGCGTGGTGGTCTTTACAATGAAGAGGCTTTAGTGGAAGGCATTAAAAGTGGCAAAATCGCTTTTGCGGGCATTGATGTTTTCTCCAAAGAGCCAGCAACCAACCATCCTTTACTGGATCTTGAGCATATTTGTGTGACCCCACACCTTGGTGCCAATACGCTAGAGTCTCAAGAAAAAATTGCAATTCAAGCCGCAGAAAATGCGATCAGTGCGGCACGTGGCATTAGTTATCCTAATGCACTGAATCTTCCGATTAAAGCCGAAGACATTCCTGCTTTTGTTGAACCTTACTTAGAACTTGTACAAAAAATGGGTTTTTTAGCTGCACAATTGAACCGCTCAGCGATCAAATCCATTAAGCTTGAGCTTGAAGGAGAGATTGGTGGCTACGCTAAATCCCTCTTAACCTTTGGTATCGTAGGCTCTTTGAAAGAGGCGAATGAAAACAAAATCAACTATGTCAATGCTGAATTTGTTGCTAAAGAGAAAAACATTGAAAGTAAATTTGAAGTAGCCGCAAGCTCAAGTGGCTATAAAAATAAAGTAACACTTGTTTTAACCACTGAAAAAGATGTTGTCAGTATCAGCGGAACCGTTTTTGGTGAAGATGAACAACGCATCGTTGGCATCAATGGCTTTAAGTTTGACTTTAAACCAAAAGGTAAGATGATTATCTTTAAAAATAATGACGTACCAGGTGTTATTGCCCATATCGCTACGATTTTAGCCAAAGAGGGCATTAACATTGCTGACTTTAGATTGGGTCGTGGTGCGCACCAATTTGCAATGGCAGTCATCTTGGTCGATACCGATATTGATAAAAAGATCATTACCGAACTGACAAAACTTGAGTCATGCATTTGGGTTGAGTACGCTGTTTTATAA